The following proteins are encoded in a genomic region of Lytechinus variegatus isolate NC3 chromosome 7, Lvar_3.0, whole genome shotgun sequence:
- the LOC121419360 gene encoding cytochrome c oxidase assembly protein COX16 homolog, mitochondrial-like: MQKTTEQAKTNMSAPMKLLQAIKKNSFLRYGLPMLVLVVGGAYGLKEFRSLRYEIIDKRKTVDPETEARMKQLQKEKKASVAEEYEKMQQSDLDNWHNIRGPRPWEDSKEFQMMQRENVEKSKHISTKR; encoded by the exons ATGCAAAAGACTACCGAGCAAGCTAAAACAAATATGTCAGCGCCCATGAAACTTCTTCAAGCAATAAAGAAGAATTCTTTTCTTCGTTACGGACTTCCTATGTTG gtATTGGTTGTTGGTGGTGCCTATGGACTGAAAGAGTTTCGATCTCTCAGATATGAAATCATTGATAAGAGAAAAACG GTTGATCCAGAAACTGAGGCAAGAATGAAACAACTTCAGAAAGAGAAAAAGGCTTCTGTTGCTGAAGAATATGAG AAAATGCAACAGTCTGATCTGGACAATTGGCACAATATCCGAGGACCCAGACCATGGGAGGATTCTAAAGAGTTTCAGATGATGCAAAGAGAAAATGTTGAGAAAAGCAAACATATATCAACAAAGAGATAA